CTTCCAACTCAAATATAACATCATCTATAATTTGGCAGCACATTGTCCATACAAAGCTACTTAAGCTGGCTATACATCAGATCATGGAATCCCTGTTTGCATCACAAACTTAAACAAGGTCTCACAGTGTTCTTTTTGGAACTTGTAAAGCTATATAATGTGCTTTGCAGGATCTCACATTTGCAGCTAGTTTAATTCACAGAGGTGATTCTTAATTCACATCCACCACCAACTGCCTAAAATTGATTGGACTGGCAAATCGTTGAGATCCATAGTAGATGGCCACTCCTGCAAGCTTGGATGTTGCATGTGTTGGATGCAAGAGGTCCCAGAACAGGTAACGATGGCGTTCGGAGCAGTAGGTAGCATTTGGGGTGCATCCTGATTCGCCATTAAATTTTCCGGCTCCACAGCATGCAGTTTTGATCTCCTTGTAACCTGCAGATATCCGAACACAACGCGATTACATACATATGCAGATTTGATTATTGATCCAGTTCGAGTTTTCAGCCAGTGGTGTTCTTCTTGGATTCCATCCAAACTTGTTATGATACTGCAAACAAGAAAATTGTGGTTATGTGCATATATAGTTATATACCAAGTGCTGCAGGGTTTCTTATTATGCCAGACACCACCGCATAAGAACTTCCAACAGAGTACTTCATCCCTTTCAATGTTGAGCTAAGTCTGTGCATCAGCAACTTCACAGCTTCGTTGAACCCCACAGACATTTCATTCAAGATGTCCAGGCAGTCACCTGTAGGATTTAGGCTTCTTGGATATGGGCAGCATCCGATCGGTGGGACATCAACTATCCCAAATTTCCTTGCTCCGAGAACATACAATGCCTGCAATGTTAATTTCAGGATCATCATCCTTCGATAGGTCCATATATGTATGTAATAGGATGCAGGGAAAGAGAGAGATGACCTTTAGATGGTTCTCATACTCCGAGACAAGAGCACCAATAAATCGAACTTTCTCGGTAGCATTCGGAGAGCTGTTTTTCGTAAAATAGGCAAATATGTCATTGCCACCGCTGCTGATAAGGAAGATAGATTTAGACAGCAAACGATACGTAGGCTCAGAAGCAATTTGTGCCACAATATTCGATCGTATCGTAGAGAAATATTGAATTTGCTTTGTCATGGTAATGGTGCTTCCCTGATGCATTTGTCAGAAACAGATCCCTGGTGATTATTAAGGAACTGAGACTTCAAACTGAGGGTTCAAAGGATCATGCTTACAGTCGAGTCCAGAATTCCTGATCCTCCCGAAGCAAAATTTACACCTTTTAGTCCTCTCAAGATTTGGTGATTGGTCTTATTTGTAAGGGAGAGGAATGGTGGAGGGCTCCTCCTGAAGCCCATATGGTTGGCTGAACGAACACAAGATGGAAGAGGATAGTTAATGTGTCCCATATAGAGAAAAATGTACATGACGATTATTTCCATTAGGCAAATCAAACTCTTGCATTGCTTGAAAGATTTCTAATAGGAACTATTTAACTTGTTCTTTTTGCAGATGCCACTTCTTGATGCCCTTTTGACCACCCTTTACGATTCAGCCATCGTTAGACCATTCGATTAGATCGTCACCTAAATATCCACACCATTTCTTGTAGCTAATGCAAACTTCCTGTGGAGAGAATGGGGATGGGCAAAGTTTATACAGCATGGCTTACCTAAGAAGTCAATACCATTGTAGCCATTGCTGAACCTCCCTGTGGGCCTCGAGAAAGGGAAGTCGACGCCGTTGTGGGGGAAGTTGGCCTTGGCGTTGCTCCCCGGCAAGTAGTTGTTGTTGCCGACGTCGGCCGTCGAGTCACCGAAGACGTAGATCGCCGGAACCTTGGCAGCTTCAGATCCTGCAAATGCAAGCGCAGCAGCAACCGGCAGGAGATGGAGGAGGTGAAGTGGGAAAGGAGGAACTTTCATGGTGAAAGCCAGATGGCTGATCTCCAAGCGCTTGGAGTTGCCACCGATCAAAGGAGTGGCTCTTCTATAGACTTTTTGGCTGGGCCATGAAGGACACGGTGATTCAGTACCTTTGAGCAAAGCAAGGCAATATGGACAAAACTAAAGTAGAGTGGGACGACAGTAGTGGCTTTGAAGGTGGTGTCTGTCACTCAATCGATTGCACCGTAATATATATTAGCATCTACAAACCCACGCTTATCAGGTGGCATTTGGCTCTTAAACTATTACAAAGCAAGGATCTCTAGTGTCAAAAGTTGCATCATGGGCCGCTTAAAGCGATGGGATATCTTCTCCAAGAACGATGTGAGGATCTGCTTTGGTAGATTCAACTCACCTTTAGAGACAGAAATAACACCAAAGCTTTCTAGTAGAAATAAAGATGGTTGAACTTTAACTGCTGTTCTGCCGGTCGTCTCTTGGCACTGTAGCAACTAAAGGATTGGTTTGGAGCCATTGCCTGCAACTGACGCAGCCTGAGAGAAGATGATGCTCGCCTTGCATGACTCTGGACCTCTCCATCTATACATGTGAGCTTGAAATTATTGCCTCCATGAGGTGACAGCCTCTGCGCTGCCAAAGCAGGTAATGTTTTGCTCGGAAACTGTGCAGTCTGGGCTTTCAATCGAGTAGCCTCCTTCAAGTAGGAGACTCAGTGGAAAGATTTAAAAGCTCTCTTGTGATATAGTTGGAAGCATGACAGCATATTTCAGACTATTATTATAACAAAATTAGCAAAAAGGAAAAGAGATGACACTTATGAAAAGCTTCCCACATAATTGATTGAAACTATAGAGCCTAACTGGTAGCTTTGTATAATGACAAGAAGCAGAAAAGTGTATCTAATTTtatcaagaaaagaaaatggaTGGTTTAGGAGAGTTGATGAATCATACGCCTTCCATGATCTATACGAAAAAGATGCGTGCACCAACCACAATGGGACTCCTGACACAGTCTTTTACTTCGGCCTGCCGGACTCGAATGCTTTTGATAACTCGTGATGGACGGTGGCGAGATAGCGTGACTTGAAAGGTGGCACAATTAGATGTCAGAAAAGCtgaatcttttttttatatatatattttttaattcggCTTATCAATCATCTTCAGTTTTGTTTTCAGTGTTGTTTCTTTATCTCTCTTGGCTGAGCAAGTCAATCATCTGGAACTTTAGGTTGTGAGATTGTCTCCTCAAGTATCAGCTCGAGAAAGCAGCAACAGCAGAAACCATCACAACATGTTCTAATCCATGAGAAATATAGAATCTGGATGCTTAATTTTAATCCCTTGAGAAGTTAAACAGAAATTTAGTCAGACTGATTAAAAGTCAGCTTTGGATTTAAGACCGTAAACCTGTCCATGAGACACGACAGTCAATATCGAAAAAATGACAAACAACATAAGAATATTGAAGAAATGACGAGCAACATCATAACTAGAAATGACAAACAACACAATAACGTCGAAGAAGTGACAAGCAACACTACAAGTCATGAGAAAATTGACATTACAAACAGACAAAAAATTagatcatatacatatatatatatatatatatatatatatatatatatatataatataaaaaatttacatagtaatatcaatataataaaattaattataaaaaattctaATAGATATTCTTTTTGGAGTCTCATCATTTTCTATTATATAATATCTCAGAAGATAGGATATTAATCCTATCATTGACCCTCTCAAATACAAGTAAGTCATacatcttaaaaatatatataatgaagGGATCGttgataaaataatgtaaaagaTGACATGATTCAGGAAAAGATTGtaatataaataatatgataCCATCCGAAAGGAAGAATAAAATTGATTACTAGGAAATGTAAGATTATAATGcatataataaaaagatatatatttcaAAATTGTAGTATAAATAAAGTAAATAAAGtcactaataaataaataaaatatgaaaaagcTATAATTATAAGATATTTGTGTTGATTTATAAAAATTTAACATCTAAGATAGACATATAAATTATTCATCATCGGTTAAACGTCACATTTGATTTTTATTTGAGTATAATTATTTACTTGAGACGAATAATACTTCTTCtctttcaaaaaatatcattgaACGGATCCCGAGGTAAAACTCACTAGAAACGAAAAATATACAATGCatgctttttttttgtttatataacaATGAGTTACATTATAAAGTAATTTTATACTatatataagaaaattatcttaTATTCTTCATATGATCTTAGTCTAATAAGAAATAAGCGATGACTATATTTGATAACTCAAATTTCTGatgtcatgtatatatataatataataaatgacATCAATAAATCGATATCTAAATATATCCATAAAATATCCAACATATTCCAAATTTGACAAATCCTCGAATTAAAGTTTTGATGAGCATAAAGCTATAGAAGTATCTAAGAACTTATTGATCCAAAAgattatactattttttataTAATCTTTGAGACTGAAAGTATATATGGACAAATTAAGATAATGGATTCACCGTACACATCTTAGGAGGAGAATAATTAACTTCGAGACATGACAAAAGATATGATGTCCCTTAAACCATTACACTATTATCGATAATCAACGGTCGGCTTAGTTGGCTTGAAaagattttgatatttataatagtAAATACCTTATTATTTTATTGCTTAtgtattttaattattatcaatagatgtagaaaaaataataagatatatcattttatattttttttattattactgaTAACATATAAGATTTTCTCAACCATATGAGAAAATCTCTTCGAGGAAAATCATTTttctgtataaatagaagagtgatatgttaatgcattcaagcttcttcaattaCTCGTAATCACAAACCATCTTCTTCAATTTCTCGTAATCACAAACCATCTTATGCAATTAAGgatgatgattaaaaaaaaattaaaggattTTGTGTGGGAGTAAAATCACTATTCATATAGCTAACATTATTGATGGTGGTGAACTATCACATTGCTTGCTTGCTTACTTTTggatatgaaaatacgagttcaaTAATCATCAAATAGAAGACCAATCTTTCAGCAATTGTAATCGTATGCTAAACTTAGAAAGGAACatataaatttgattagtttgTGGGTTTGTCAATATAAATAATACAATAGAAGAATCAAGCACAATATAGCTTGATTGacagggttaattacatattactctTATCActgattatttttagtattttaatatttatatttttaaaaaatatattaaaaatgtatatttataaaaaataaaaaaatattaaatattttatatatgattaaaaagataattttataggattaaaaataaataaaagaaaattttattgttGAAGTAAagaggttaaatgtttcactttcgcaAGTATAGaggtttcaatataatttttaaaaatataaaaattaagatattaaaaataatatataattatctcaCGAGAAATATATGTGTATATTGTCAAAGTACTGTTTGATAAGTTAGACAATAACATACTAGAGGAGGATAAAGAGCCTCAGATACAGGCCCGATATTGGCCCAACAAGTAGCCCattagttttcagttgtaaagggcGAACGTGAAGCAGTGATTTGGATCACCAACCTTTCAATGGCCGTGGCAAATAGAGTCATTCCCCACGGATTGGTGACGTGCCcttctattttcattttttatagaaTCCCGCCTCACTGCAACTGTGCCTCATCGTTTCCCCCCCCTTCCGAACCTTAACCCTAACACCGAGGTAAGAAATCGCTTTCCGTCTCGCCCCGTTCGATCTCGTTTCTTCGGCTTTCTCACCGGATCGATCGCGTTGCTTGCAGCTCTACACCATGAGAGGAGGCAAATCGAAGGCCGCGGCGTCGAGAAAGGATAGCGACAAGTGAGCCCGCCCCTTCTCTTCTCTTGTCGTTGTTGTCGTTTAGGCCGGTTTTCGGGTTTCCTATTAGAGATCTTGATATTGTGTGCCTGTGTTGGTGATCTTTTGTAGGGTCGCCGGCAAGAGGAAGGCCGCCGGTGACGAGGACAAGAAAGCGAAGAGAGGGAAGGTCGGCAAGGACGCGAACAAGCCAAAGAGGCCTCCGAGTGCCTTCTTCGTGTTCATGTAATTTTCCCGAGGCTTGCTACCTCTTTTATGCCTATTTACCCCTGTTGAAGGTCATTCTATGGTGCTCTGTTTTAATAGGGAGGAGTTTAGGAAGACGTTCAAGGAGAAACACCCTGACAACAAGAAAGTGTCCGTTGTAAGCTAATTTCTGTTCTAGATTACTATCCATCGTCTCAAAGTCGTCGTTTtacagatttttatttttatcttttttagctTTTTCCTGATTACTCTGCCTGATTGCTGAAATGCGTTCTTATGATTTTAGGTTAGCAAAGCTGGTGGCAACAACTGGAAATCCATGTCTGAAGCCGTAAGCTTTCTCTCTCAGTCGAACATGGCCTCTACAATTTaccttttaattcttatttttggaatttttttttaatgtttatccGTGTTCTTCAAAAATTCAGGAGAAGGCTCCATATGTAGATAAGGCGGCCAAGCGGAAGGCAGAATACGAGAAGAGCATGACATTATACAACAAGAAGCAGGTATgtctaattttcttctaataattcATGTCCTTTTTTTGGTTTCACCTGTTTAGTTTATGAATGACACAGTTGTGGAGACTTACTAATGCTTTATCTGTACATTTGATATTGGTTATTTTTCTGTTTTTTGCATTAGTCCGAGGaagtggaaggagagggttctgacAAGTCTAAGTCTGAGGTGGATGATGAagaagatggagatggagatggagaggtGATTTTTTCCCTACactaatgtttatgatttgtgtAATTTGGCgtatatggttcttgtcattgtATTATTTCCCTAAACTTATTacaggaagaagaggatgaggagtAAAATTGGCAGCAATGTGATCTGTGGAAGtgcccttttcttttctttctagttgTGAAAAAAGGGATAGTTCTAGAAATCAAATGCTGTTGTGGCTTGTCCATGCACTGGAAAGGAAACCATGTAGCCCTTTGGCCTTGTAGAGGCTCCTCTAACccttttttcttatcttttttgtGAAAATACTAGTAATGGAATATCGACTTTTTCTTGTATCGTGTGTTTCTTCACTGTTTCTTTTTGTTGTTCGCGATTGTAGTTTGTGCTTTCAATTGTTTAGAGCATTGTATTATTTCCCTATACTTATTacaggaagaagaggatgaggagtAAAATTGGCAGCAATGTGATCTGTGGAAgggccttttcttttcttttctttcttgttgTGAAAAAAGGGATAGTTCTAGAAATCAAATGCTGTTGTGGCTTGTCCATGCACTGGAAAGGAAATCATTTAGCCCTTTGGCCTTTTAGAGGCTTCTCTAACccttttttcttatcttttttgtGAAAATACCAGTAATGGAATATCGACTTTTCTTTGTATCGTGTGTTTCTTCACTGTTTCTTTTTGTTGTTCGTGATTGTAGTTTGTGCTTTCAGTTGTTTAGAGCATTCTGCCATCACAGTTTCCGTATGCAAATGCTGCAAGGATCATTTTATTTCAAATTTGATTAATGGGGGTGTTTGTGGGTCTTGCTACATACATAATGAAAGCTGATAACTAAGCTTACAATTATTATGACATGAATTGCATATATTTCCAATAGAAAGTTTACATTGGTGTTttgcattatttttcttaatgCAGTGAAAGATTGTTGTCACATAACATTATATGAATGTTTAAGTAGCTTTAGGGAAGATCTACTGCAACAGTATATTGTAAGTTTATCAGgcaaattatatattatccttataattaattctttttagtatctttgtttttatatttttaaaaattatatttagattttttatttatgaaagtaaaatatttaatcatgttaTTTCgtgtctcatatatatatatgcttagtGATAAATTGAAACGAGGAAAAGTTAGTATATACTCAatagtaaattttataaaattttcattAATAGAATTAATGATGTGTGGCAAAACAGGATTAGAtatgttaatatatttttaaaaaataaaaaaattaatatattaaatatgatGTTTAATTAGTCTTAAGTTTACCAAAAATCTGTCTTAGTTTTGAGAACGAACATGCACTGTACTCTTGAGAAAAGCAACTCTGATGTTTCCGGCACAGGTTGATCAATCACATTTTACTAAGGTGATCAGCTATGACCAATGTGTTTTCAGAGAACAAATCAAATGACTCGAGTAATTAGTACCAATGATAACATTCGAAGACATTAAATGATGCAACAAATAATCTGTGCATGAGATATCAAGCTGTGAACTGCAGAGGAGTTCACTGGCAAGGGACGATGGTAGGATCCATGGGTGTGGAAGGGCTTCGATCGCAGAGTTCTGGATTTATCGTGATTACTCCTTCATCCtgattaaagaagaaaaaatgatgataattggtTATACAATATTAAGGGAATTTTGTGATTGAAATAAGATGGATGAGAGAATTGACAAACCTTGGCAAGGTTTCTGAAGAAGGTAGTGTTGTAGTTGCCTGTTGGGAAGAAAGCCTCCATTAGATCTGCTAAAACCAGCTGTGGCTGGGAGATGGCTCCATCAAACCAGTCTTGGAAACACATGAAACCATATGAATTAACACACACAGTTGATACAGGAAGCCATTTACTTGCACAGGAAGCAGACACCATTAGCATACATAAATAAACATGTAGAATCTCATAAAAGCCCTCAGCTTGACATCATTACAACTCTCTCATAGAATTACTGAGCATTTGATGAGACTGCATCaaaaaagattttgataaatAGATAGATTAAAAGTCGTGCATGAGTATTTTGACAAGAATAATGATGGCAAGTTGCAGTTGAAATAATAGACATATCTGATGACAACTCTTTTACCACAATATGTAATTTATTACTCGATTGCATAATCTTGAGAATTTGACTTAGCCTTGCAGTATGAACTCACATTTGATTCAAAGAACAGAGAACTCCTATTATAGAATTGAGAAATATGTTGTGAAAGGGATAATTTTCATTCATTCAGGTGATAAATATTTATACAGGTTTTAAGAGAGAGATTTTTCTCAATCATACACTTAAATCATGCGATCATAGATTGTTTGAGGATATAAAGAATACAAGAATATCATTGTATGTGTATTTTTATCATAATCTTTTATCGCCTACCGATGAGATGAATTCAGTGAAGAATGACTTACCAACGATTACAGAATTGTAGACCCTCTTATCGTAACGCCATAGCCTTTGATTGGTCAGAAAGACAAACCGGGAGCTGTCTCCCGTGTCCATGTTCTCCAGAAATGTCGATAACTTGTATTCTGCAGGATCCAATGCATAAGTCTGATCGATCACAACATCCACCGTCTGATCACAGAAAAGAAGCCTTTACTTACCAAGGTTTTGATGCTGAAACTTAACTGCTGTTCTAATTACATCCACACAGATGATAAATATAATGAAAGGAACTTCCTCTCGAAATCTTTTAATACGGCTTGAGCTTCCATAAACATCTATTTagaggatttgcaattcattgtttAAGATAATAAACTCCAGTGCACAAAAACATGTGATGAAACCTTACACAAAGGATTGCATGGAAATTGTCCATATCATCAGGATCTGAAATATTATAGCTATTGTCGCTGACAGTGTCATCAATGTTCTCTCCTCCTGCATCCCTTACATACTGCAATGGGGTATCTAAAATAAGCAAAATGCTGTGCAATTCTTTCATTATATGAATTCATAAAAGATACAAAATTTCCTACCTGCAACTTATAACTTTCTTTGGCAAAAGACCATATTCCCTGCAAAGTTAGAGACCAACAAGTTTAATACAAACATCTGTATCATCTACATAAATCTAAACTGCTTGGTTGGTCAGCCGAATTCAAATGTAAACTATTAGCCATGATCTGACACACAAAAGTTTATGATAAACCTGGTTGTAATCCACCCAAGCTACGATCGGCTTGAACTTGGTCGTAAGGCTTGCAGCAACTTTTGTTAAGCATATATAGTTTGCTTTAACCTGGAATATTTTACTAGTTAGAGATGCATAGAGATGTCCTCCAGATGACAAACAATTTCAAATTTGTCACTGTGTATCAAACTTTTTACCCTGTTTAGATCTTGTACATAGTTTCTCAAATATGAAGATAATACATCTTATTGTTATGAGTCTAAAGATCAAAGGATAAATAACTTGATGCAAAAAGAGAAAAATGACAGAAAGTGGAAGCCGAAAGTTAGACTGGTCTTACAGCATCATATACTGAATTTGCTCTGACTTCTGAGTTTGTGAAAGTAGCCAGGTACTTGATCCATTCTGCTCTCTTTAGGACATCCATGATAGAAACCAAAAAGCTCTATTAGAAGTGATTATTTCCTTTCATATACGTATATAAGGATATCTTAGATAAGATCAAGAATCTTTGCAAGAGGTGACACTAATTCATGCACTGTCATAAGATGTATAGATTACCATCTTACCTGCAAGGGAGTCCTTTCATCCAGAGGTACAAAAGCTGCAAAATTGCAGGCTTGTTCTTCTTCTACATTGCTTATGAAATGTGCCGTGAATTGCGACagttgttgcatgtctttcttattGACTAGTTGGATACTACCAATAACCAATAATTTAAGAACACACTCCGAAGTAATTTGGTCTGATGTCATTGCCTTGAAGTTATCTAGCAGACCCAGCAACTGCAAGTAACACCAATTAGAAGGGAAGAGAACCAAAGGCATAGTGCAGGCTAAGATGGCACATGATATTTATGGACTACTCAATTCAGATTCCACAAAGCAACTTTTGATATTCGAAGTAAACATTGTTACTTGCGCAGGAGCACTCCTCACCTCAAAGAAAGACACTGCAAAAGTCCAATGAGAAACAAGCATTAGTGTTCCTCTTCTGATCAAGTAAAATAAAATGATATGTATGACAAGTTTTTAAGCACTCTGTTTAAGCTAGGAAGGTACATCAGGaactaagaaaagaaagaaatattctgCAAGAAGAATTGTCATGAAAGTTAATATATTTCCTAGCAGTTATCTGGATTTAGAAATGTGGAGATTACAATGAAGTAAAAGCTAAACATATGATAGTAGGCCATGATCAAATAGCATAAGCTTAAGCTTATGGGTAGCACTGGTGTCCAATACTTGTAATCCTCAGAATTATATTTCCCCAACAAATGGCATCAGAACCAGGCTTGGTCACTGAGTTAGGTTGTATCCATGTGCAATCAACACATCCAAGTCTTTCCCTACTTGATGTACTTCCTGGAAGCCATCTCTCAATATTATCTTCAGGCAATGACAGGATGACTATGTGCTCATAATCTTGAGCTTCCAGGTTCCTCTCAGGACAAAGTTCCAATCAGGACCATACATTAGGATATCAATTAGATCTTAGGACCAACTAGGATAATTTTTGGGTCATAAATTAGATCAAAATCTCTGAGCTTCTTTCATGCTTGATCTCTAAGCTCCTTCCATGGATTCCCTATTCTCTCTTTTGGTTGCTAGCAACTGCAACCACTCTACAAATACTTCATTTTCAGCTCAAATGATGCCACTGAAACAGGTAGCTATCTGGATGACACAGCCATTGGTCCAAACATAAGGGTGATGCAAAATTTACCATCCACATCTTAGCAGCTGGCTACCGAAATTGATCTCAAGTTGTGATGGGTGGATAGTGGATCTTCAATTCCTAGCAAACAATGTAGCACTTATGTAACAAGTAAAGATTTCCTATGCAATGCAGACAAGAAAGCATTTGCTGATAATTCTTAAGAGGCTTGAAGGTCCACCGACCGAAGGTTTGTGGAAGGAACAAGGAGGAATACCGGGAAGATTCGTAGTGTCGACAGAGTAATTGGAGAGTGGGACGACGAAGGACTTGATCCTGCCGGTGCAGTACTTTGTTCTTGCAGCCATCCTAGAATTACTCTTTAAGATCGCACAGTCACCCAAGAAGAACAATGTGAGCTACGAGCAGAGGGAATAATTGAAGGCTATGGAAGAAGGGAAGCTCTCACCTGCATGAGGAGGTAACTCTTCCCATCAATGCTGTTCTTGATGACCTTGAAGCTCTGCCCATAGTACACATGGAACAGCTCCGCGTCATCCACCCTAGAAATGTTGCCCACCACCGGAGACGCCTTAGCCGCCGCCTCGACTGGCAACGCGAGCTGGTACAAGGCTAAGAAGAACAAGGGCAACCAAGATGAAGGAGCCATCACGGGAGTGCTCTCCCGTGACCAGGAAATTTCAGCTTTTGTTGATCAGTGTTGTCCGGGTGGGAgatctccttttcctcctcctggATTGGAGTAGTTAGCTCACTGTGACCAGAAGAAAGCGCCAAGAACAAGCAGGGGAATTCATGTCAGTGCCCGTGACTCCCTGTTTCTCCGTGCGAGACTTTGgacagggaggaggaggacgcaTGGCGGGCTCTTTTTGTCGCGGCGTCGTTTGGTTTCGGATTCGGGGGAGCCTTTTGGTGCTGGAGCGGTACAGCATCTCGCGAGAACACTTTGTTCTTGCAACTTAGCTCCCTCAGCTCGAATAAATGCGGAGCGGCGAGTCCATACGATGAGATGGCTTCTCtctaattacatatatatatatctctctctctatcaCTCTACTCCGCGCGGTGGTTCACGTGGGTGGCTGTAGCAGATGACAGACGATGAGCATGGCGCGACCAACCATACCTGGAGGTGGAAGATGCAGTACAAACAAACACCGGCTTCTTCTCCATGCGCTGCGGATATATGAGTCGGCTTGCGAAGGCATGTGTCGGCACGAGCGCCGGTTCCATCTTGCGCTGGAGATCTATCGCACAGATGTGGATCAACGCCGCCTCTGGAGATTACGCGCGTATCTAAATAGGAAGGTCCGACATGTACCTTAGAGTGTGTCACCCCTGTACACATCACGCGTGACTCGGTTTCTCGCATGCTTGATTTGGGGGGGTGAGATGCGGAAAGTTTCAGGGGCATGCGATGGAATCTTCTTGCAGTGAGCTCAACCTGCAGTCGTCCAA
Above is a genomic segment from Musa acuminata AAA Group cultivar baxijiao chromosome BXJ3-4, Cavendish_Baxijiao_AAA, whole genome shotgun sequence containing:
- the LOC135637314 gene encoding GDSL esterase/lipase At5g55050-like, which encodes MKVPPFPLHLLHLLPVAAALAFAGSEAAKVPAIYVFGDSTADVGNNNYLPGSNAKANFPHNGVDFPFSRPTGRFSNGYNGIDFLANHMGFRRSPPPFLSLTNKTNHQILRGLKGVNFASGGSGILDSTGSTITMTKQIQYFSTIRSNIVAQIASEPTYRLLSKSIFLISSGGNDIFAYFTKNSSPNATEKVRFIGALVSEYENHLKALYVLGARKFGIVDVPPIGCCPYPRSLNPTGDCLDILNEMSVGFNEAVKLLMHRLSSTLKGMKYSVGSSYAVVSGIIRNPAALGYKEIKTACCGAGKFNGESGCTPNATYCSERHRYLFWDLLHPTHATSKLAGVAIYYGSQRFASPINFRQLVVDVN
- the LOC135634542 gene encoding HMG1/2-like protein — its product is MRGGKSKAAASRKDSDKVAGKRKAAGDEDKKAKRGKVGKDANKPKRPPSAFFVFMEEFRKTFKEKHPDNKKVSVVSKAGGNNWKSMSEAEKAPYVDKAAKRKAEYEKSMTLYNKKQSEEVEGEGSDKSKSEVDDEEDGDGDGEEEEDEE
- the LOC135636078 gene encoding uncharacterized protein LOC135636078 isoform X1, yielding MAPSSWLPLFFLALYQLALPVEAAAKASPVVGNISRVDDAELFHVYYGQSFKVIKNSIDGKSYLLMQSNSRMAARTKYCTGRIKSFVVPLSNYSVDTTNLPVSFFELLGLLDNFKAMTSDQITSECVLKLLVIGSIQLVNKKDMQQLSQFTAHFISNVEEEQACNFAAFVPLDERTPLQRAEWIKYLATFTNSEVRANSVYDAVKANYICLTKVAASLTTKFKPIVAWVDYNQGIWSFAKESYKLQYVRDAGGENIDDTVSDNSYNISDPDDMDNFHAILCTVDVVIDQTYALDPAEYKLSTFLENMDTGDSSRFVFLTNQRLWRYDKRVYNSVIVDWFDGAISQPQLVLADLMEAFFPTGNYNTTFFRNLAKDEGVITINPELCDRSPSTPMDPTIVPCQ
- the LOC135636078 gene encoding uncharacterized protein LOC135636078 isoform X2 — translated: MAPSSWLPLFFLALYQLALPVEAAAKASPVVGNISRVDDAELFHVYYGQSFKVIKNSIDGKSYLLMQSNSRMAARTKYCTGRIKSFVVPLSNYSVDTTNLPVSFFELLGLLDNFKAMTSDQITSECVLKLLVIGSIQLVNKKDMQQLSQFTAHFISNVEEEQACNFAAFVPLDERTPLQRAEWIKYLATFTNSEVRANSVYDAVKANYICLTKVAASLTTKFKPIVAWVDYNQGIWSFAKESYKLQYVRDAGGENIDDTVSDNSYNISDPDDMDNFHAILCTVDVVIDQTYALDPAEYKLSTFLENMDTGDSSRFVFLTNQRLWRYDKRVYNSVIVVSSNAQ